The genomic region CTTTTTTTGGGTTGCCCACATATCCTCCAACCTGACATGTCAAGGACTAATTTGTCGCGGATCGGACCTCCATTTAAGAGTCTGCCGTTGGCCAATAAATTGCTACATGCACAAGCCGGGATTCAAACTCCCGATACTTGCTTAAGTGAACAAGTGAACTGAGTACTCGACTAACCTATGTTGGTTGTTATACAAATATAACTACTATAGCACACTTTAAATTAAAAGGTGTACTTCGCTTCCTATGGGTTCTATCACTACATTTTCATTTCTGCATGAACTAATCAATTAATTATGATCATAGTTTAGTGACACATTCTagttttcaaaagcaataaatctaagaaacaattaaaaaaaCATATAGTTAATAATCAGTTGATATAAATTTTGATATGTACTTTTCGGAATTTGAACATAAATATTTTGAATATTTAGATGTGCAATTTTTTTTAACTAGTTTTCATTATCCCCTAACAAGATTACTAGATTAGTTTCAAATTAAAACAAGGACTATTCACTTCACATTGATTGGTAAGGTTTACTCAAATCAATGGCCAATCAATTACAATGATAGAGACTTGAAAGAACCTAAATTCTGTAGTTTCTTTTCATTTTAGAATGTTCAAATTTGACATAagcaaaattgaaataaaactaCTTGCAATCTCAAGTTAATGACATATTTTGAAATGTATAATGAGGCCAAATATATAACTCTATGAATATTTGAATAATNNNNNNNNNNNNNNNNNNNNNNNNNNNNNNNNNNNNNNNNNNNNNNNNNNNNNNNNNNNNNNNNNNNNNNNNNNNNNNNNNNNNNNNNNNNNNNNNNNNNNNNNNNNNNNNNNNNNNNNNNNNNNNNNNNNNNNNNNNNNNNNNNNNNNNNNNNNNNNNNNNNNNNNNNNNNNNNNNNNNNNNNNNNNNNNNNNNNNNNNNNNNNNNNNTATGAACCCAAATttctaataaataaaaatgaaatttttttctaAACATATCTATGATCTAATTATGAGAAGTGATTAAATAAAGAAAGTGACAGCGAAAAGTGAGAAATTTGCTATTAACTTAGAAACTAAAGATCCCTATATTGATTTTccaaaatgtattttttttttctggaaaaaatagaaaaaatagccTGTTTTAATatgattataataatttgattctCTGTAATACTCTCAGAAATAGAAATTTATCCTGTCATGACCCCATTTTCATTTTCACCACCTTCTGGGAAAAAAGTAGCTGAAGAAAGAACTATACACAAAGAAATAAATTTGCAAAGGAAAAGAAGAGTAAAAGGGGAACACATACACATTATAGAAAAggattattattttatgtaatatcaaaattattatcatcatcatcatctcctCAAGTTCTACAACAACTTCAAATGAAGCAAGCATTTTGAAGATACATGCATATTTGGGAGAAGAAAGTTGAATAGAGGAACATGAATTTTAGAGCACAAGATAAATATGTCTAGTGCTCCTATACAAAAACAGCATAAATTATTATAGCACAAAGAAAGTGGTGTTATAGAAGAAAAGGTTTGGTCCTttacaattttttattattttattttatttttatatatattgtattattatatTCTCTTTTCTCCTTTGTGTTGCAATTGATTTATGTTAGAGATTTTATTATATATGATGCCTCATCTAATATGAactcaaaaaagaaaaatgatgaaGCCAATGAGTTTCTGAGAATGATGAAGGAAATAGCATTTAGTTTAAGCttactttcattttttattatttcttgtttcAGTTATACATATAATTATTCATGTGTCGtcttcttttattaatttaaatttttaaaataaataattttatgataattttattttgtagaTTTTTCTTGCCGCCTAATTCAATTTTGctaatttttcattttaaattattgtttggaccttatattatttttaattttttttaagccTTTGTTTTCTTGCTGTGTATTATTAATCACATACATCATATCtcccaaaaattaaaagaaaaaaaattattccaGATGGTGGATTGTAACAACAATACAAGGAAACACAATGATTCAAGTTCTAACAAAATATTTGTTGGAGGGTTGGCTTGGGAGACTCAAAAGGAGACACTGAGAAGATATTTTGAGCAATTTGGAGATATTATAGAGGCTGTTGTCATAACAGACAAGAACACTGGAAGGTCCAAGGGTTATGGCTTTGTAAGATTAGTTTCTCCTATTTAAAGGGTTTTGCTCaatttataattagattttatatttttaaattttgtaatttattatattttataaattaattaaaaaaacatGTTTTATTAAGNNNNNNNNNNNNNNNNNNNNNNNNNNNNNNAAATTATTTTTCTCAGATAAATTGATCCTTTcgttattttaaaaaaagattaatttattttatagtgatattttttaatttggacctaattattttataatacaaTTTGTTACTAATTTGTAACATGCATATTAAAAATGAAATGAATGACCAAATTATTTGACGAggataattttgaaaagatttttaataaataaaaatttgttagaAACCAAATGTCTCATCTAAAATTTTTGGAGACCAATTTGATTTACtcttttattaacttaaataTTACTAATTAATTGTTTATATTTTACNNNNNNNNNNNNNNNNNNNNNNNNNNNNNNNNNNNNNTCTCTGTTTTTGCAATAGGTCACATTCAAGGATCCAGAGGCAGCAAAGAAAGCATGCCAAAATCCATCTCCAATAATTGATGGGAGAAGGGCAAATTGTAATATTGCATCAACTGCTGCAAACAAGAAACACTCACAAACTCCTCAACATGGTCTCAATTTCCttccattcttttttttttcccaaccttatttaattgctttttgtttctcttttttccttttctgttttaattttgtgaaaaaataattgtttcatttatttttcacaatattttaaaaataaataacacttcaaataaaaacaagaacaaaaaatcttactctttcttttcaatataatgaTGACATacctttcttttcttcattttgagtCCTTTCCATCAGTTTAATCTATTTATCTCATTCTAAGAGGTAATCTATTGCAGCCTTTAACATTGTTTATCATTTatcaattaaatattaattaaatatttattatttaaattaattttcagGGATATAAGTTATTTTATGTTTGGATTTTTGGttttaaaagtgcttattttataaaaatgtggtaaaaagtaataatattatgagagaagttatttttttttacttctctataagctcataaatagctttttagaaagtcgcaatttagttttgaaaattgcacctgacattaatactactacttttcataagtcaaaagctcaAAAAAGTTACTTTTAAAGCTTCCCGAACAGCcctaataacaataacaatgaaaTTAACTTCTCATCTTCAATTTGATGCAGAAAGGTTTAAACCAGTGGCTGGAATATTGGCTTCCCCTTCTCATCATCATTTTGTTCCTTCATCAACATTTTTCCATCAACCTAATGAACAATTCAGAATTCCTTATCCAACTTATAGGTAACATATAAAAGCACCAGGCAATGTGTActctttttttaatatattattaataataataatgattagtTACAGGTTAATATTTTGCCTTCTTCCTATATTGTCTATATTTTCATTATTAATTtgcctttttttttaatatcatcTATTACCAGATATAATGGATACTCACAAGAAACAATGGTCCCTATGGTAAGTATTCATGTGCAAGTGGATgcttaaataatagaaaaaaaatactaatctTCTCGAAAAATTTTGCccaaaatttctttttctttttccactcctattttttcatattttttactctaatattttataatatattgaCATGCATGTGACTAGTTTGGTTtatgatttaagatttaaaagaaaattttaattttgatgcattgtcgatataaaataattttacacgtaTATCTAATTTTTATATCGTCATATCaacaaaaataactattttttatattgatcACGTGAATAATCATTCAAAAGAACGAATGTAATTGAATgattgtgtaaaatattttacattatcAGTCCAtaaaaaaaaaccttaaaaaaataaaaattattattacataatataaatttaaattacaatTCTTTNNNNNNNNNNNNNNNNNNNNNNNNNNNNNNNNNNNNNNNNTGGTTTCAGAATTGTTATGCTATCTATGGAGGTCAACAATTCTCACCTTACTACCCTTCCAATAATGGGGCAATAGGGCCATTAGGGTTTATCCCTAATATTTACCCTTTGAATGCTCAATATGCACATAGATATCATAGTCATCAAGGTCATGGTTTTAGGGTTCAATATCCACAAATGATGCAAATTCCAGTTTTACCCCCTAGAAGACCATATGGCTCACCTGGTATCTTGACTTTTCCTCCTTCAATGCCACCACCACCAATTACTAATTCAGGTGAAAAAATATTTTGATCTTTTATGTGtatattatgattattatttttttaaatttctgtaataaaaaataaaattgattttgaattttaatattgaaaattttgaaatatcttGCTTTAATAATTGACATTGGCTATTTCTATTATTAAATGTAACAGTGACAAGAACTGCTACTAAAAAAACAGAAGTGGCAACAAGAAAAGGTGCAAGTGCTTCAAGACCCAAAAGAACTTCTTCtatctaaaattcatcaacttaATCTCCATATGGATAGAGAAATTATGTGTTGAAAATAATGATGAAGATGAGAGAAGGGTTcaaggacaagaaattaaagggTTGATAATAGTGATATATACTTGAATACTTGGTGATATGATTCATCAAAAAAGAGGAGGGAcatagattattattattatcagcaACATATATATCAATCAAGGGAATGATTCCAAGAATGATTCAACTTGGAAGAGTTAATTGCTCAAGGAATAGAAAAATGTACATTATTTTATATGAGAATTAATATTGTAATGTTGTGCATGCCACTAACTGACCTTATCCCAATAATACCCAATAATTAATGGATAATTTCAAATTGTTAATTACTAAAAGTTATTATAAAGGGGTAAGTATAGTAGCATCCAATGATACATATATAGTCCTACTTTttgacaaaaaaataattaaaatatgtgaaGATTATATGATGGATAAACGCCgctaattgatttgaaattaataaaattaaactaCTTTTATCAAATATACAGAAAAACCAAAAATGGAAGGAGGAGTATATATAATTCATCAAACTCAGGCTATATATATAGAGTAGGAATTTTTTCCTCATTATATGAAGGAGAATTTTTTCCTCATATATCCTTGTTGATGTTCTTATAAATTATGGAGCTGCAACATTCTCCTTTGCTTGTGGAGCAATTTCTTCTCCATCAATTCCAGGTTCATTGCCAGGAACTCCCAAACTTAAAAGTACTTCCTCCCACTTCTTAGCAGGACCCTAAAAatcccaaataaataaataaataaataaaataaaatgaaatatcaTGTCCAGGTAAAAAATATAGCTTGGATTGTCTCTAATAAAAGCAATATTTATAAtttcaaaagaaaatagaatatcTCAAATTTAGACGTGCTCTTTTATAAAAGTAGATACTAGATAGAGCTCTAATTGAACAAGCGAAACCAATATAGGTTGACGTTGGTTTGGTCTTGTTCTATTGCGAGTGTACATTTAAATATGACCATGTTAAATTcgtattatttatatatatagatgaGTTAAAATCCATTTTGGCCCCAAATTTTTGACCGGCTTTAATTTCGACCCTCAAATTTATAGTTATCCAATTAACACCCTCAAATATTAGATTGTATCCCAGGTTTACCCTGTAGCTATCTCCATTAATGGAGATCTGATGCGGCACGTTAAGTTGACAAAGTGTGTATTCACGTGGCACCCAACTTGCCAGAATGGATGTTGTGATGAGTGAATGACGTGGCAAAAGTTGAATGAACTCAATTTCTCCAGCAAAGTCTAGAGGGTTGCAAATTGAGTTTATTCAACTTTTGTCACATTATTCACTCATCACACATCCATTCTAGCAAGGCCACGTGGATATACACTCTGTCAACTTAACGTGCCACATCAGATCTCCGTTAACGGAGATAGCTACGGGGCAAGCGTGGAGCACAATCCAATATTTGAGAGTGTTAATTGGGTAATTATAAATTTGGGGGTCGAAATTGAAGCCGATCGAAAATTTCAGATGCTAAAATGGGTTTCAACTCAGAGATAGATGctttattttggttattatttTGATTAGTCACCTTCCATGAAAGATCTTGAGCCATGCAATTCTTGATCATTTCTGTAAAAGCTCCAGTCCCATACACCGCAAGAGCCCTTTTAACGGTCTTGGCAATTGCATCTACATCCGAAGGATCCACAGCTTCACACTAAAACAAAGCACTC from Arachis ipaensis cultivar K30076 chromosome B02, Araip1.1, whole genome shotgun sequence harbors:
- the LOC107626700 gene encoding probable RNA-binding protein ARP1, with the translated sequence MVDCNNNTRKHNDSSSNKIFVGGLAWETQKETLRRYFEQFGDIIEAVVITDKNTGRSKGYGFVTFKDPEAAKKACQNPSPIIDGRRANCNIASTAANKKHSQTPQHERFKPVAGILASPSHHHFVPSSTFFHQPNEQFRIPYPTYRYNGYSQETMVPMNCYAIYGGQQFSPYYPSNNGAIGPLGFIPNIYPLNAQYAHRYHSHQGHGFRVQYPQMMQIPVLPPRRPYGSPGILTFPPSMPPPPITNSVTRTATKKTEVATRKGASASRPKRTSSI